The Bos indicus isolate NIAB-ARS_2022 breed Sahiwal x Tharparkar chromosome X, NIAB-ARS_B.indTharparkar_mat_pri_1.0, whole genome shotgun sequence genome has a window encoding:
- the TAF7L gene encoding transcription initiation factor TFIID subunit 7-like isoform X2 produces MSSSQDEPPHELENQFILRLPMEHASTVRKMVHSGSSSMKNKLKIDLFSDTRHAVVEVDNVSLAAKLVDLPCVIGSLKTLDRKSFYKTADVSQMLVCTADADVQPSPEEPVTSTDPKAIRKAEKQRKKKYTWKHGITPPLRNVRKRKFRKTIKKVADFKQIEEMDLPVHIESPEVEKEVKRLLCSDAEAVNTRWEVIAEDETKEIESQGSIPGYAIASGMSDYKQRHTLPEYYVLQEMRNDSSNNTEEDDKDEEEEEDYDDEEEEDYYDEDMERELQTRFTEYDQYEAKEGTSSMVMEIQKYTQYAEKMLHEIQRRAQRQKDLIRKVENLTLKNHLHSVLEQLKLQEEEKTEQLSYLQEKLNYFLKK; encoded by the exons atgagtaGCAGCCAGGATGAACCTCCTCACGAACTTGAGAACCAGTTTATATTGCGTCTGCCTATG GAACATGCTTCCACTGTCAGAAAGATGGTGCATTCTGGAAGTTCCTCCATGAAGAATAAACTAAAAATTGACTTATTTT cTGACACACGTCATGCAGTTGTTGAGGTAGACAATGTCTCACTAGCTGCTAAGCTGGTTGATTTGCCTTGTGTTATTGGAAGCCTAAAAACTCTGGATAgaaaaagtttttataaaacGGCAGATGTTTCCCAG ATGCTTGTGTGCACTGCTGATGCTGATGTTCAGCCTTCTCCTGAAGAACCAGTAACCTCTACTGATCCTAAAGCAATCAGGAaagctgaaaagcagagaaagaaaaaatatacctgGAAGCATGGCA TTACTCCACCACTTAggaatgtcagaaagagaaagttccgcaaaacaataaaaaag GTTGCTGATTTCAAACAAATTGAAGAAATGGACCTTCCTGTG CACATTGAATCTCCTGAGGtggaaaaggaagtgaaaagaCTGCTGTGTTCAGATGCTGAAGCTGTCAATACCC GGTGGGAGGTCATTGCTGAAGATGAAACCAAGGAAATAGAAAGTCAAGGCTCCATTCCTGGCTATGCAATAGCCTCAGGAATGAGCGACTATAAGCAGCGTCATACCTTACCAG AATATTATGTGCTTCAGGAGATGCGCAATGATTCTAGCAATAACACTGAGGAGGATGATAaagacgaggaggaggaggaggactatgatgatgaagaggaggaagatTATTATGACGAGGATATGGAAAGGGAGCTACAGACCAGGTTCACTGAATATGACCAGTATGAGGCAAAGGAGGGAACCAGCTCAATGG TCATGGAAATTCAGAAGTACACTCAGTACGCAGAGAAAATGCTCCATGAGATTCAGCGCAGGGCACAAAGACAGAAGGATCTCATCAGGAAAGTGGAAAACCTGACACTCAAG AATCATTTACACTCTGTGCTGGAGCAGCTTAAgttacaggaagaagaaaaaactgagCAG CTCAGTTATCTACAGGAAAAACTGAACTATTTCCTGAAGAAGTGA
- the TAF7L gene encoding transcription initiation factor TFIID subunit 7-like isoform X1, which translates to MSLQDSQIPADHGAETSGDHGAQTASDQGIQTPADDPPGDAAIAATGTQAAVQASMENLPQEKELEKKEMSSSQDEPPHELENQFILRLPMEHASTVRKMVHSGSSSMKNKLKIDLFSDTRHAVVEVDNVSLAAKLVDLPCVIGSLKTLDRKSFYKTADVSQMLVCTADADVQPSPEEPVTSTDPKAIRKAEKQRKKKYTWKHGITPPLRNVRKRKFRKTIKKVADFKQIEEMDLPVHIESPEVEKEVKRLLCSDAEAVNTRWEVIAEDETKEIESQGSIPGYAIASGMSDYKQRHTLPEYYVLQEMRNDSSNNTEEDDKDEEEEEDYDDEEEEDYYDEDMERELQTRFTEYDQYEAKEGTSSMVMEIQKYTQYAEKMLHEIQRRAQRQKDLIRKVENLTLKNHLHSVLEQLKLQEEEKTEQLSYLQEKLNYFLKK; encoded by the exons ATGAGCCTCCAAGATTCCCAGATTCCTGCTGACCATGGAGCTGAAACTTCTGGCGATCATGGAGCCCAAACTGCTAGTGACCAAGGCATCCAAACTCCTGCTGATGACCCTCCCGGTGATGCCGCCATTGCTGCCACTGGCACCCAGGCTGCTGTCCAAGCCTCAATGGAAAACTTACCCCAAGAGAAAG aactcgaaaaaaaagagatgagtaGCAGCCAGGATGAACCTCCTCACGAACTTGAGAACCAGTTTATATTGCGTCTGCCTATG GAACATGCTTCCACTGTCAGAAAGATGGTGCATTCTGGAAGTTCCTCCATGAAGAATAAACTAAAAATTGACTTATTTT cTGACACACGTCATGCAGTTGTTGAGGTAGACAATGTCTCACTAGCTGCTAAGCTGGTTGATTTGCCTTGTGTTATTGGAAGCCTAAAAACTCTGGATAgaaaaagtttttataaaacGGCAGATGTTTCCCAG ATGCTTGTGTGCACTGCTGATGCTGATGTTCAGCCTTCTCCTGAAGAACCAGTAACCTCTACTGATCCTAAAGCAATCAGGAaagctgaaaagcagagaaagaaaaaatatacctgGAAGCATGGCA TTACTCCACCACTTAggaatgtcagaaagagaaagttccgcaaaacaataaaaaag GTTGCTGATTTCAAACAAATTGAAGAAATGGACCTTCCTGTG CACATTGAATCTCCTGAGGtggaaaaggaagtgaaaagaCTGCTGTGTTCAGATGCTGAAGCTGTCAATACCC GGTGGGAGGTCATTGCTGAAGATGAAACCAAGGAAATAGAAAGTCAAGGCTCCATTCCTGGCTATGCAATAGCCTCAGGAATGAGCGACTATAAGCAGCGTCATACCTTACCAG AATATTATGTGCTTCAGGAGATGCGCAATGATTCTAGCAATAACACTGAGGAGGATGATAaagacgaggaggaggaggaggactatgatgatgaagaggaggaagatTATTATGACGAGGATATGGAAAGGGAGCTACAGACCAGGTTCACTGAATATGACCAGTATGAGGCAAAGGAGGGAACCAGCTCAATGG TCATGGAAATTCAGAAGTACACTCAGTACGCAGAGAAAATGCTCCATGAGATTCAGCGCAGGGCACAAAGACAGAAGGATCTCATCAGGAAAGTGGAAAACCTGACACTCAAG AATCATTTACACTCTGTGCTGGAGCAGCTTAAgttacaggaagaagaaaaaactgagCAG CTCAGTTATCTACAGGAAAAACTGAACTATTTCCTGAAGAAGTGA